ATGCGGATCGGCTCAACCGGCAGAGGCGCGCCTGCGAACCGCGGCCGCAAGTCGTCCTGGTCGTCGATGCCCGGCGCCTGGTGGCCCGCTATGCCGAGCGGGTTTCTCTCTCCCGGATCAATTCGGGACAGGCGTGCCGCAGGCCGGCGATGCGGGGGCGATGCACCTTCGTGCCCTATCGGCTGTGGATCGAGACGGGCTGGTCCAGTGAGACGGAAGGTCTCGGCATTCGCCTCCATGCGCGGAGTCAGCGTCCTGTCGAGCTGACTGTGGCAGAAGACGCTAGGGATGTCATGAGCTGCCTCATCGACGTCCGGCGATTAGGATCAGGGGAAGCCTTTCGTCCATGAGCGGCGGTGGTTGCCGGGCGCATGAGCGACAAGGCGGTTGACCATCCGCCGGACGATGACGTGGCGAAACGTGATGGAGATTGGAATCCTGATCTCGTCGGTGATTACGACAGAATCGCTGATCTCTATGCCGAAGCCTACGCCGATGATCTCGGTCGCGCGCCCTTCGATCAAGCCCTGTTGAACCGGTTTGCGGAATCGGTTCACGGTCCTGTCTGCGACCTTGGTTGCGGACCGGGCTACGTCGCAGCGTATCTGCGTCTGCGTGGGGTCCAAGTCTTCGGGATCGACCTCTCACCCCGCATGATCGACCTGCGAGGCGCCGATACCCCGCGATTCCATTCCAGGTAGGCGACATGCGCGCGCTCGACCTGCCTGCCGGTTCGTTGGGAGGGATCGTGGCCTTCTACTCGCTGATTCATCTTCGCCGGGATGCCGTGGTGCCGGTGCTCCGGGACATGGCGCGCGTCCTTGGAAAGAACGGACGCCTCCTGGTGGGGTGCCATCTGGGGCAACAGGACCTTCATGTCGATGAGCGGTTCGGGCAGTCCGTCTCTCTGGATGCCACGCTCTTCGAACCGGCGGAGTTGGCGGAATATCTGACGGAAGCCGGCTTTACGTGGAGGAAACCTTGACGCGAAGACCCTGCGAGTTCGAGGTCCAATTGGAGAAGCTCTACCTGCTGGCTGTGAGGCGAGGCGTCTGAGTCCAACTCGCCACCCCGGATCTTCCTGATCACGTCCGAGGACTACGCCGCATCGCGGGCTCGAATCCAAAAACAGTCCCCAATCCCCTTCAACCGTTCCATCTCCCAAGCACAGAATCGTCTGGTGCCGAATTCTCGGCAGGTGACGATCAGTCGGCATCGACCAGGCCATGCTAGGTGTGCGTGGTTATATGGCAGAGTCCAATACGGACCAGTTGTCAATGGGTTATGAACGGTCGGTTCGACGAGAAAGCAGGAACGGCCCTTGCTGAACCACAACAACGGGAACAAACGAACCAGACAAGTCATAGATGCAGAGAAAGGGGTGACAGCATGAATATCACGAACGCGATCATGCTTTGGGCCGGATGGTATCTGTTGCTGCTCGGATTGCCGTTGTGGCTCATCGGCGTCCTGGCCAAGGATTGGGCCGGGAAACCGGCGCCCGTGCGCCGCCCGCACTCCGGACAATGACGACAATGGCAAGTGCGTCGATCAGCACGCGCGATCTGTCTCTATCGTTCACGATCCACGAAGGGAGCCGCCAATGAAATCGCAGACCCTGCTGAAAACCATCTTCTTCGCCGTGCTGGCAGCCGCCACGCTGACCGCGTCGGCCTGCCATCGCCACCAGAGTCCGGCCGAGCGGGCTCAGTGGATGGCCGACAAGGTCGCCAAGGAGTTGGAATTGAACGCCCCACAGAAGGCCAAGCTCGCCGCGGCGAAGGAGGAATTCCTGGCTGCGCGCGCGGCGGCCCAAGAGGAACATCGGGCGCTGCTGGAGGCGCTCCTCGCACAAATTCAGAGCGATCGATTGGACCAGGCCAAATTGGCCCGGCTGTTTGAGCAGCATCAAGCGTTGCAACGCCAGACGATGGACAAGGTGCTGCCCAAGGTGGCGGAGTGGCATGCGAGCCTCACGCCCGAGCAAAAGGCTGAAGCCGTCGAGCACATTCGTCGGTGGATGGAGCGGCA
The DNA window shown above is from Nitrospira tepida and carries:
- a CDS encoding DUF7002 family protein, translating into MRSRTLPARVYHLAEAANWPSICLSGLLSTKVLLDLAGLQGTERERIERCQRLEHTTLPNGVQVRDQKPLPERSLATCLVGLTPPEWYELINSQVFFWLDADRLNRQRRACEPRPQVVLVVDARRLVARYAERVSLSRINSGQACRRPAMRGRCTFVPYRLWIETGWSSETEGLGIRLHARSQRPVELTVAEDARDVMSCLIDVRRLGSGEAFRP
- a CDS encoding class I SAM-dependent methyltransferase, translating into MSDKAVDHPPDDDVAKRDGDWNPDLVGDYDRIADLYAEAYADDLGRAPFDQALLNRFAESVHGPVCDLGCGPGYVAAYLRLRGVQVFGIDLSPRMIDLRGADTPRFHSR
- a CDS encoding class I SAM-dependent methyltransferase; the protein is MRALDLPAGSLGGIVAFYSLIHLRRDAVVPVLRDMARVLGKNGRLLVGCHLGQQDLHVDERFGQSVSLDATLFEPAELAEYLTEAGFTWRKP
- a CDS encoding Spy/CpxP family protein refolding chaperone; this encodes MKSQTLLKTIFFAVLAAATLTASACHRHQSPAERAQWMADKVAKELELNAPQKAKLAAAKEEFLAARAAAQEEHRALLEALLAQIQSDRLDQAKLARLFEQHQALQRQTMDKVLPKVAEWHASLTPEQKAEAVEHIRRWMERHSGG